The region TGACCCCGTCCGGCTCCTGCGCCGCGATGGTGAAGCACGGCTACCCCGCCCTCTTCCGGGACGATCCCCGGACGCTTGCGCTTGCGCGATCGGCCGGCGAGCGGATCTTCGAGCTGTCGCAGTTCCTCGTGTCCGTCCTCGGGGTGACCGACCCGAAATCCGCCTTCGCCGGAAAGGTGACGTACCACGACTCGTGCCACCTCCGCCGGGGGCTCGGCGTGTACGAACAGCCGCGGGAGCTGCTCCGGGCGATCCCCGGCGTGGAATTCGTGGAAATGGAGGAGAGCGACCGGTGCTGCGGCTTCGGCGGCGTCTTCTCCGTGAAGCACCCGCACATCTCGTGCAGGATCACCGAGCGGAAGATCGAGCGGATCCTCGCCACCGGCGCCTCCTACGTGACCACCGGAGACCTCGGGTGCCTGATGAACATCGGCGGGATGATCTCCCGGTACGGATACCCGGTGAAGGCGATCCACATCGCCGAGATCCTGGCGGGCGGGAGCGAAGGAGGCCGCTGATGGAACCGAACGCCAACGCCTTCGCCCGGAACGCCCGGAAGGCGCTCTCCGACAGGACCCTCCAGGAGGCGCTCGGCCGAACCACCGGCCGGTTCGTCGCCCACCGCGACGCCGCGGCGGCCGCCTTCCCCGGGTTCGAGGCGACGCGGGAACGCGCCTCCGCGATCAAGCGGGAAACCCTCGCCCGCCTGGGGACGCACCTCGCGCGCTTCATCGAGGAGGCGGAGCGGCGGGGCGCGGTGGTCCACGTGGCCCGGGACGCCGCGCAGGCCCGCGCGATCGCCGCGCGGATCGCGGCGGACGAGGGGATCACCCACGCCGTCAAGTCCAAGTCGATGGCGGCGGAAGAGATCTCCCTGAACGACGCCCTGCAGGCGGCGGGCGTGGAGGTCGTGGAGTCGGACCTCGGGGAGTTCATCATCCAGCTCGCCGGGGAGCCCCCCTCCCACATCATCGCTCCCGCGGTCCACAAGACGCGGGAAGAGGTTTCCCGCCTGTTCGAGCGGAAGCTCGGAGAGCCTCCCACCGACAGCATCCCCGAGCTGGTCGGGATGGCGAGGAAGCACCTTCGCGCGAAATTCCTCTCCGCCGGCATGGGCGTGTCCGGCGCGAATTTCCTGATCGCCGACACCGGCTCCGTCGTCCTCGTCACCAACGAGGGAAACGGGCGGATGGGCACCATACTCCCGCGGGTCCACCTGGCCGTGGCGGGGATCGAGAAGGTCATCCCGCGGATGGCGGACCTGCCCGCCTTCCTCCGCCTGCTCCCGCGGAGCGCCTCCGGCCAGACGATCTCCTCCTACGTCTCGGTCCTGACCGGAACGCGGCGACCGGGCGACGCCGAGGGGCCCGAGCGGATGCACATCCTCCTGCTGGATTGCGGGCGCAGCGCCATCCTCGAGGGAAAGTACCGGGAGGTGTTGAAGTGCGTCCGGTGCGGGGCGTGCCTCAACGTCTGCCCGGTGTACCAGAGCGTGGGGGGGCACGCGTACGGGTGGGTCTACTCCGGCCCGATCGGCGCGGTTCTGAACCCCCTTCTGCTCGGACTCCCGGAGGCGGCTCCCCTGCCGGGCGCGAGCACCCTGTGCGGAGCGTGCGCGGACGTATGCCCGGTGAAGATCCCGCTTCCCGAATTCCTGCTCGAACTTCGCGCGGACGAGCGGGAGCAGGGCTT is a window of Deltaproteobacteria bacterium DNA encoding:
- a CDS encoding (Fe-S)-binding protein encodes the protein MDPKGPIPVSLFFTCLADAFAPGVGFAAVEVLERFGATVRVPLSQTCCGQPAFNSGNRKEARAMARKFLLSFPEDGYIVTPSGSCAAMVKHGYPALFRDDPRTLALARSAGERIFELSQFLVSVLGVTDPKSAFAGKVTYHDSCHLRRGLGVYEQPRELLRAIPGVEFVEMEESDRCCGFGGVFSVKHPHISCRITERKIERILATGASYVTTGDLGCLMNIGGMISRYGYPVKAIHIAEILAGGSEGGR
- a CDS encoding iron-sulfur cluster-binding protein, whose protein sequence is MEPNANAFARNARKALSDRTLQEALGRTTGRFVAHRDAAAAAFPGFEATRERASAIKRETLARLGTHLARFIEEAERRGAVVHVARDAAQARAIAARIAADEGITHAVKSKSMAAEEISLNDALQAAGVEVVESDLGEFIIQLAGEPPSHIIAPAVHKTREEVSRLFERKLGEPPTDSIPELVGMARKHLRAKFLSAGMGVSGANFLIADTGSVVLVTNEGNGRMGTILPRVHLAVAGIEKVIPRMADLPAFLRLLPRSASGQTISSYVSVLTGTRRPGDAEGPERMHILLLDCGRSAILEGKYREVLKCVRCGACLNVCPVYQSVGGHAYGWVYSGPIGAVLNPLLLGLPEAAPLPGASTLCGACADVCPVKIPLPEFLLELRADEREQGLKTPGEIAGMKGYAAVMRRAGLLEAVERILGVVVQFFTKGNPVAGLPYPFSGWTERRDFPAAAKQPFRKQWKIRRGVRG